The Elgaria multicarinata webbii isolate HBS135686 ecotype San Diego chromosome 11, rElgMul1.1.pri, whole genome shotgun sequence genome segment GCCACGATCCTAGAGAGGCTCTGAAATATTCAAGGTTAGGGAGGGATAGAAAATGCTCCTGCATGCTTTTCCGTTCCGCCCAAAGCGGGGAAGAAACGGAATGTGGCGACTGATTTGATTCCCCCAGCCCAGCAAAGCAAGAGGGGCTGCCCAGGGCAAAGGGGTGAGTTCCACGTGCAATTGGCGGGATGGGGCGGGGGTTGGTGGGAAAGGACAAGGAAGGGTTGGAAGAGGTTCGGATTCCCCTTTCCCAGGGCCACGTGGTCCATTATGCTCAAGAGTTGTAGGCTGGCCTCTTTGGATCATGGGTGGGCAACCCTGGTGGGGTGGAGCCCCCCACTTCTAGTCGGGTCTCCGTCTTGCATTACCTAATGCACACGCTTTCTTCCTGTTTTGTGGAAGCCGCCATCCTcatcttggtgccttccagatgtgttgggactacaactcccagcacccccagctgggggacgctgggagttgtagtcttaacacatctggaaggcaccaggttggggcaagcTGGAACCTTAGTTACTACTGCTACATAGATTCAGGCTGGGCTCTATCCATGCAGCAGAGCGAGATGGTAGGATCCTGACGCGGTCGAGAGGACTGTACTATTCTTAGAGGATGCCATTTTCAACGATCTCTTAttgaaacaaaaaacacacaaatgccctcgcaagttgttttttttttaaagctcatcAAGAAAAAGGATCCTATCTCAGTCCTTTCTTCCTGTTGGGCTAGCCTTCTACTTGCAGAGAGTGGCCCACCTAGGGAGAGCAttgatcctccccccctcccaaatcctcAACCTGCAGTGGTACGGTCCATTCTTCCGCTGCATCCTACTGCATGGGTAGATCGCAGGCCTGGATGCGTTAGAGCGAAAGGTGAGATGACCCTTTCCATTGGCTCAGCTGGGGCTACCTTAATATCTGACTCCTACTCTCGTAGAACTGTCCCCATCGGCAGTCAttctgcctgcctggctgcaTCAAAGGGAGAGATGAAACAGCCAGGCCCAATCTTTCGGCTTAGCTGGGACGAGCTGCAGTTTGCTTCTTCCCAGAACTGATTCCAGCTGGTCCTTATAACGTTTATATAACTTTAGAAATAATTGATGCCTTAAtttgcttgtttcccccttttgTATCCTGTCTATTAAATTGTAATTTTAAAGGTGGGGACTTTGAAAGGTCATATAAGAGAGtagatgcaataataataataataataataataataataataataataataataataataataataataataatagcctttgATTGCCCAGTGTCATTGCTTTTGGCTGTCCCAAGGACTCCTGCTCTCAAATGCTTCCGGcctttctcccttgttgcctctTATGTCAGGAACTGCTTTCCAGAATGCCTCTTGAATCCCTTCTAAAAACCTACCTCTTCCATGAAGCTTTTGGTCCAACCTCCTCATGCAATTATCCTACTGTAACTAAGCCAATTATGTGTAATTGAAATAATTGCATATTATTACCCTGTTTTCGCCTACTCCCATTTCTCCCACCTTCCTCCATTGTATCCCTcctgtttttagattgtaagcataTTGGGGTAGGCAAATGTCCTCTTGTTCTTTATAAAGCACTCTGTACATGGATGATGCCATATAGGTAACATTAGTAATAATATAGATGCAGCAGAATGAAGAAGTAGAATAGATTTCAAAttacagggtgggggaggggtattttttttaatagtttccTATGTTAAGaactccctgcaaatagaaaaccagTACCTCTTTTTTCTGGTACTCTAGGTCTCTATTTACAGAGATTTTAATTGAGGGAGCATTGAAAAAATGTACACCATCTGCAATCTGTAGAGGTTTGGTCCGTTCTGCCCCTCATTCCCATCCCATTTTGCTGTCTGTGTAGACCCAGCCTTGGGCCTGAATTAAACAGTCTAGTAGCTAAGGACTTACATGCGTTATCATTCTTCCATCTGGCTGTACCATCTGTGCATGCCAGTGTCCAGATGCCAAACTGCATCTGCACCAGAGGCCAAGATGGATGGATCGCCACATAcaataatcttatataagaatacgatagtgtaaggcttattactcgagagctatcagaccgattttgctcatttttgttttaaactgaagcttgagccgtgtagacatgcagaaaatattGAAAGTTCAAAAACGTGCAACatttgagctttaatagcaattaattccctccacaccaaacaggcagggtAGCCCCTCTGCCAGTAGGATGGCGGATTGCCCTGCTCGGCCAATAAGTGTGGTGCAAAGGCGGGCTCTTGGCACAGCTGCGTGGTTAGGCTGTCGCTGGCAGGGTGTTGGAGGAAGGGAACAGAGCCAGCCAATCGGGGCACGTGAAGAAGGGGGCGGGGCATTcttcatgcaaatttcagaggggggattcgctatgcatgagccatatttgcattattcatgaacccctctgtggtgaggggactgaggggcaaaaaaggaggaaaggagcaggactactagtgcccatggcaacatgggctttacgcTAGTAGGTAGTAAGAGTTGGTGACAGGCAAAGAGAATTATCAACCTTTCCTACTCCTTTTTCCCTGTGAAAATTCCTGGGTCTAACTACCGCCCTTGCATCTTCACGCCAGGGATGGTTGCTAGCAGGCAGGACCCTTGTAAGGTGCAGGTGGAAATAAAAGGTAGCCTGTCTTAACCTAAGCAACCCTGTGCAACTTCCATTAATCTAGGAAACTACCAGTGTTCCATTTTCCTGACAGAACCATGCCTACGCTGCCTTACCACAGATTACTGTAACCACAGGCCAGTGTTGGGGACCTGAGCGTTTCTCTTCAGTGAGAGGGACGGAAGCTGAGAGAAGGCTACTGCTGTGTGACGGTCCCTTGAGAAACAACATGGCCGCACAGCAACATGCAAACAAAATGGCCGCTCCTCCGGGAGAAATGGCGGACCTGGGACTCTCATCACAGGTTCGAGTGAAAATGGAGGCTCAGTGCCAAGTGGACGGCAGCAGCACAAGAGAAGGAGGTGGGAAATTCCCCGGCATAATCCAATCTGGGACCGCCGAGGAGTCGGTGAGGGAGGCATCTGCAGCAAGGGTGAAGCAGGAGCTGGTAGAGGCGCCGCTGAGGAGCTGGGATTGCCAGTGGCAACGGGTGTTAGAGGTGGTCCCAACTCCCATGAGCACCCCAGGATGGGACAACCTACAGCTGCCTCCTTTGACTCAAGGAGGCAACTCCGAGGCCTACCTGGCCACCTTTGAGCGCGTGGCCGACGCTTCTCAGTGGCCTCGGGAGGAGTGGGTGACTCGGCTCGTGCCTGTTCTCAGTGGACAAGCCCAGCAGGCCTATTTCAGCCTGGACGCAAAGGACAAGGGTGACTATGGCAAGGTGAAGGTGGCCATTTTGAGGCTGGACGACTATACCTCTGCAGAGACCCACCGCCAAGGCTTTAGGCACTTCTGTTACCAGGATGCCGAGGGGCCACGTGGGACGTGCCGGCAGCTCCAGGAGCTCTGTCATCGCTGGTTGAGGCCCGAGAGCCACACCAAGGAGCAAATTGTGGACCTGCTCATCTTGGAGCAGTTCCTTGTTATCCTGCCGCAGGAAATGCAAGATTGGATTCGAGAACGTGGACCTGAGACCTGTGACCGGGCCGTGGCGCTGGCTGAGGAGTTCCTGCAAGAACAGCAGGAGACCGAGAGATGGGCCCAACAGGTGAGGAGTTTTTTTTCAGCCCTGAATTTTTTCTGGAGCTGGGGGGGCTGTCTTGGATTTGCAAGCAGGGGTATTGTGTTGTGCCTAGAGAAGAGTCAAATAGTGGACATGATGGTGTGGCCTTGGTTGTGTGTCAAAGGGGTTTTTTCTGCTTTCGTCggctccctctccactttctccacatcatgcataattttatacacctttacCATGTTCTCTGATGCTCAAAGCCCCAaacgttgtaacctttcctcataggggagttgcttcagccccttgatcataagaacataggaagagccatgctggattagacacagtggccaaccagctgtcaaccagggacccataagcaggacatggtgcaacagcaccctcccagccatgttccc includes the following:
- the LOC134406695 gene encoding zinc finger and SCAN domain-containing protein 31-like, with product MAAQQHANKMAAPPGEMADLGLSSQVRVKMEAQCQVDGSSTREGGGKFPGIIQSGTAEESVREASAARVKQELVEAPLRSWDCQWQRVLEVVPTPMSTPGWDNLQLPPLTQGGNSEAYLATFERVADASQWPREEWVTRLVPVLSGQAQQAYFSLDAKDKGDYGKVKVAILRLDDYTSAETHRQGFRHFCYQDAEGPRGTCRQLQELCHRWLRPESHTKEQIVDLLILEQFLVILPQEMQDWIRERGPETCDRAVALAEEFLQEQQETERWAQQITVPIEMVIVNSPVVDQALSDATQRHPYKEAKNANNEDTSSLQETNFASRAGTKDARQGDPEADEQGRRSQGELGEAVFLKSDPRRSHMSERGLGKPQRGGCLPVRVIKDRGLGGGLADPEAKRHLCKECGKRFRKKWDLIRHERIHTGEKPYQCPECGNSFNRNTTLTKHLLIHSGEKPHQCAYCGKRFTRRSHVVNHQRRHSCQGRS